In Lentibacillus amyloliquefaciens, one DNA window encodes the following:
- a CDS encoding MarR family winged helix-turn-helix transcriptional regulator produces MDNIKGNIQKIKHFNRFYLRMMGLFSQYDDQSTYSATEAMILFEIHSVEKCTASYLADYFLLDKGYVSRLLKRLSKKGIIEKFPSTEDRRIQYLEMTDKGEGDLRALSKHANANVENMIAGIPGKETDQLVQAMRQIEMILKQHER; encoded by the coding sequence ATGGACAATATTAAGGGAAACATTCAAAAAATAAAACATTTCAACCGTTTCTACTTGCGGATGATGGGATTATTCTCGCAGTATGATGATCAAAGTACCTATTCCGCAACGGAAGCGATGATTCTGTTTGAAATACATTCGGTTGAAAAATGTACGGCTTCATACTTAGCGGATTATTTTTTATTGGATAAAGGGTATGTCAGCCGTCTATTAAAACGGCTTTCCAAAAAAGGTATAATCGAAAAGTTTCCATCTACAGAAGATCGTCGAATACAATATCTCGAAATGACTGATAAAGGGGAGGGAGACTTACGAGCGCTCTCGAAACATGCAAACGCAAATGTTGAAAACATGATTGCAGGAATACCTGGAAAAGAAACCGATCAATTGGTTCAGGCCATGCGTCAAATTGAAATGATATTGAAACAACATGAGCGTTGA
- a CDS encoding ABC transporter ATP-binding protein: MANLLLEVNGLKKYFPIKGGVFGRKVGEVKAVDDVSFTVKEGEILGLVGESGCGKSTTGKSILRLSEPTAGEVKFQDQDVNGLSKEDMRKLRRNMQIIFQDPYASLNPRHTVEKIVGEPLLIHGMKSSGERKERVRELLKVVGLSSYHASRYPHQFSGGQRQRIGIARALANNPKLIICDEPVSALDVSVQAQILNLMNELRDRFNLTYIFIAHDLSVVKHICDRVGVMYLGRMAELTSKDGLYNNPKHPYTQALMSAVPDPDPDYQKDRIILKGDVPSPSDPPSGCAFHKRCPYAMDICSEVRPEFREVENNHYVACHLYDDTVQS; this comes from the coding sequence ATGGCGAATCTGCTCTTGGAAGTTAACGGTCTGAAAAAGTATTTTCCGATCAAAGGGGGTGTATTTGGCCGAAAAGTTGGTGAAGTTAAAGCGGTTGATGATGTATCGTTCACGGTAAAAGAAGGAGAAATTCTCGGACTTGTTGGTGAATCAGGGTGCGGGAAGTCAACAACCGGAAAATCAATACTTCGCTTAAGCGAACCCACAGCCGGTGAAGTGAAGTTTCAGGATCAGGATGTTAACGGGTTAAGTAAAGAAGATATGCGAAAACTGCGCCGTAACATGCAGATTATATTTCAGGATCCATATGCCTCATTAAATCCCCGGCATACAGTTGAGAAAATAGTGGGAGAGCCGCTTTTGATTCATGGTATGAAGTCTTCCGGTGAACGGAAGGAAAGAGTCAGGGAGCTTCTGAAAGTTGTAGGGCTCAGCTCTTATCATGCGTCAAGGTACCCGCACCAGTTCAGCGGCGGTCAGCGACAGCGTATCGGGATTGCACGTGCGCTTGCCAACAATCCTAAATTGATTATTTGTGATGAGCCTGTATCAGCATTGGATGTTTCTGTACAGGCACAAATTCTTAACCTTATGAATGAGCTGCGGGACCGGTTTAATTTAACCTATATCTTTATTGCACATGATCTCAGTGTTGTAAAGCATATTTGCGACAGAGTCGGTGTTATGTATCTGGGGCGCATGGCTGAATTGACAAGCAAAGATGGACTTTATAATAATCCTAAACATCCTTATACACAAGCCTTAATGTCAGCGGTTCCAGATCCGGATCCTGATTATCAGAAAGATCGCATTATCCTGAAAGGTGACGTTCCGAGTCCATCAGATCCGCCATCAGGCTGTGCATTTCATAAAAGATGTCCTTATGCAATGGATATTTGCAGTGAAGTGCGGCCGGAGTTCAGGGAAGTTGAAAACAATCATTATGTTGCATGTCATCTGTATGATGATACTGTGCAGTCATAA
- a CDS encoding ABC transporter permease produces the protein MIPETSPLKDTLKQLRKNRFALAGLIIIVLFLLVGIFAPLITSYGYDDQVLTDRLQPPSAEHWLGTDDVGRDIFTRIAFGARISLQVGFFAVIGALVFGTILGVVAGYFGRWVDMLISRFFDILLAFPSILLAIAIVAIIGPSLQNALIAIAVINIPIFGRLVRSKVISLREEEFILAAKAQGMKNGRIILHHILPNSLAPIIVQATLGFGTAILDAAALGFLGLGAQPPTPEWGEMLASSRDFIQLAPWTLIAPGLCIMLVVLGFNLIGDGLRDALDPKMKN, from the coding sequence ATGATACCGGAAACATCACCATTGAAAGATACATTGAAACAATTACGGAAAAACCGATTTGCATTAGCGGGGTTAATTATCATTGTTCTATTCCTCTTAGTTGGTATATTTGCGCCATTGATAACATCTTACGGCTATGATGACCAAGTGCTGACAGACAGGTTGCAGCCACCATCTGCAGAACATTGGCTGGGAACTGATGATGTTGGCCGGGATATTTTCACCCGAATCGCGTTTGGGGCAAGAATCTCGCTGCAGGTAGGGTTTTTTGCTGTCATCGGCGCACTTGTATTCGGGACAATACTTGGTGTTGTGGCCGGTTATTTCGGCCGCTGGGTTGATATGCTCATTTCACGTTTTTTTGACATCTTGCTTGCTTTCCCGAGTATCCTTTTAGCCATTGCGATTGTAGCTATCATCGGGCCTTCTTTGCAAAATGCATTGATTGCTATTGCTGTCATTAATATACCGATTTTTGGCAGGCTTGTTCGTTCAAAAGTGATCAGCTTACGCGAAGAGGAGTTCATCCTGGCTGCAAAAGCACAGGGTATGAAGAATGGACGGATTATTCTGCATCATATTTTGCCTAACAGTCTGGCACCGATCATCGTACAGGCAACACTCGGGTTTGGGACAGCTATCCTTGATGCGGCTGCATTAGGTTTTCTAGGACTTGGCGCCCAGCCGCCAACGCCTGAATGGGGAGAAATGCTTGCTTCCTCAAGAGACTTTATTCAGCTGGCACCTTGGACATTAATCGCACCAGGTCTATGCATTATGCTTGTTGTGCTTGGGTTTAACCTGATTGGTGACGGCTTGCGCGATGCTCTGGACCCTAAAATGAAAAATTAA
- a CDS encoding ABC transporter permease produces MFAYTMRRLLMLIPVLAGMTLITFSIVHLIPGNPAQVILGETATETAIQDLEESMGLNESYPIQYGVYVTDLLQGDLGTSLRSKAEISTEILPRLAATFELTFFAIIFAVIIGVNAGIISAWKQNSWFDFLAMLFALVGVSIPIFWLALMEQWIFAQELGWLPAYGRENSRDPIEPITYFYVLDSLLHLDFSRTIGVLKHLVLPSIALGTIPMAIIARMTRSSMLEVMHSDYIRTVRAKGASQFLVIYKHALKNAVIPVLTVIGLQTGVLLGGAILTETIFSWPGVGRYVYEAINYRDYPVIQSGILVIAFLFVIINLIVDLLYSYIDPRIKY; encoded by the coding sequence TTGTTTGCCTACACGATGCGACGACTATTAATGCTCATTCCTGTACTGGCAGGTATGACATTGATTACATTTTCAATTGTTCATTTAATTCCCGGAAATCCTGCTCAGGTAATTCTTGGTGAAACGGCTACAGAAACAGCGATTCAGGATCTTGAAGAAAGCATGGGTCTGAATGAGTCATACCCTATACAATATGGTGTATATGTAACTGATCTGCTTCAGGGTGATCTGGGTACATCACTCAGGTCAAAAGCGGAAATCTCAACAGAAATATTACCGCGGTTGGCAGCAACCTTTGAGCTGACATTTTTTGCTATTATATTTGCTGTTATTATAGGTGTGAACGCAGGTATCATCAGTGCCTGGAAACAGAACTCCTGGTTTGACTTTCTGGCCATGTTGTTTGCGCTTGTTGGTGTATCCATACCGATTTTTTGGCTGGCATTGATGGAGCAATGGATTTTTGCCCAGGAATTAGGCTGGCTGCCGGCATATGGACGTGAGAACAGCAGGGATCCAATTGAACCGATTACATATTTTTATGTGCTTGATTCACTTCTTCATCTGGATTTTTCCAGGACGATAGGGGTACTTAAGCATTTAGTTTTGCCAAGTATTGCTTTAGGAACCATTCCAATGGCTATTATTGCGCGGATGACGCGGTCCAGTATGCTGGAAGTCATGCATTCAGATTACATACGGACAGTTCGTGCAAAAGGAGCAAGCCAGTTTCTCGTTATTTATAAACACGCGTTGAAAAACGCCGTTATTCCAGTTTTAACAGTTATCGGTCTACAGACAGGGGTGCTGCTGGGCGGCGCTATTTTAACCGAAACAATATTCAGCTGGCCCGGTGTTGGCAGGTATGTGTACGAAGCAATCAATTACAGAGATTATCCGGTGATACAATCGGGGATTTTGGTTATTGCATTCCTGTTTGTCATTATCAATTTGATTGTTGATTTGCTGTATTCCTATATTGATCCAAGGATTAAATACTAG
- a CDS encoding sodium:solute symporter family protein yields the protein MRFAHDSRGTTNKKGDLALGIESDVSLLWYVIGYGILMVMLGIYYSKKISKSEDYILAGRSLGTLVLSGTLLATWVGSGSITGGQTSMAYSFGIIPAFLLTIPVLAGIISLYFIAPKVRSLGKYTVSSVLEEKYGPGARLLASIIIILAYIGIVSYQIQGVGFILNVTTGLSSQWGVIIGGILIIFLATIGGLRSVAPTDALSSGFMVLGLLIALPFMISIAGGWDEITSNVPASHLTATGSLSTIQLLGYLLPPLFLILSDQNMYQRLAASKEDRTTKKANIGWIVGILIVTPVISLIAFASSSMFQNIEPGMALMASTVVLPNVVGGILLAAATAFIITTGNSYLLSGATNVTYDIVNRYFMKNATDKQLMNTTKIFVVIMGVLAYVLISYFPTILDVQMYAYTVYGAGLTPAVLGVLLWKRVNKAGGLSSMIAGVVTTLTWEIVLGKPFEINSSIIAVPVAILVLIFVTLATSKRQAS from the coding sequence GTGCGTTTTGCTCATGATTCAAGGGGCACTACAAACAAGAAAGGGGATCTGGCATTGGGTATTGAATCAGATGTATCGTTATTATGGTATGTGATAGGATACGGCATTCTTATGGTAATGCTTGGTATCTACTACTCGAAAAAAATTTCAAAAAGTGAGGATTACATTTTAGCGGGAAGAAGTTTAGGCACACTTGTGTTGAGTGGTACACTGCTGGCCACGTGGGTAGGAAGCGGCAGTATAACCGGGGGCCAGACATCGATGGCTTACAGTTTCGGTATAATCCCGGCTTTTCTATTAACCATCCCGGTTCTTGCCGGCATCATTTCACTCTATTTCATCGCCCCCAAAGTACGCAGTCTGGGGAAATATACTGTCTCCTCAGTCCTGGAAGAAAAATATGGACCAGGTGCCAGATTACTGGCGAGTATCATCATCATTCTTGCCTATATCGGGATTGTTTCGTATCAAATTCAAGGCGTGGGGTTTATCTTAAACGTAACAACTGGGCTTTCATCCCAATGGGGCGTCATCATTGGCGGCATTTTAATCATATTCCTCGCTACCATCGGAGGGCTCAGGTCTGTTGCACCGACTGATGCACTAAGTTCAGGATTCATGGTGCTTGGACTATTGATTGCTCTTCCTTTCATGATTTCGATTGCAGGGGGATGGGATGAAATTACATCAAATGTGCCAGCGAGCCACCTGACTGCAACAGGATCTCTCTCAACCATCCAGTTGCTGGGATACTTGCTGCCACCTCTGTTTTTAATATTAAGTGATCAAAATATGTACCAGAGACTGGCCGCGTCTAAAGAGGATCGTACAACCAAAAAGGCAAATATCGGATGGATCGTTGGCATTCTTATTGTTACGCCTGTCATCAGTTTAATTGCGTTTGCGTCCAGTTCAATGTTTCAAAATATTGAACCCGGGATGGCATTAATGGCCTCGACAGTCGTGTTGCCCAACGTGGTTGGCGGAATTTTATTAGCTGCAGCAACGGCTTTTATTATTACAACAGGCAACTCTTACCTGCTATCCGGTGCGACCAACGTCACCTATGATATTGTTAATAGGTACTTCATGAAGAATGCAACGGATAAGCAATTGATGAATACGACGAAAATCTTTGTGGTTATAATGGGCGTTCTCGCTTATGTATTAATCAGCTATTTCCCGACCATTCTGGATGTCCAAATGTATGCCTACACGGTATATGGCGCAGGTCTTACACCAGCTGTTTTAGGTGTATTGCTCTGGAAGCGGGTCAATAAAGCTGGCGGACTTTCTTCCATGATCGCCGGTGTCGTTACAACACTAACGTGGGAAATTGTGCTTGGCAAGCCATTCGAGATTAATAGTTCCATAATTGCTGTCCCTGTTGCTATATTGGTTCTAATCTTTGTAACGCTTGCGACTTCAAAAAGGCAAGCATCTTGA
- a CDS encoding ABC transporter substrate-binding protein yields MKPRFWLLMVFVALALVVVACSGDDDSDAAGDSDGSTGEDTEANSGSDGEDVLVFARGGDSESLDPGSTTDGESSRVTRQVLESLLDFDKESFEVVPGLAEDWEVSDDGLNYTFYLEEGVTFHDGTDFNAEAVKTNFERWADPEHEYAFEEEGYVYSMYGTMFGGYQGDDSHVIEKINVVNDHEIEFVLKQPLGYFLQNMAMSYFAITSPAALEEYGPQINENPVGTGPFKFESWTKDDSIELSKFEDYRKDGLPKVDSVVFEVIPDNAARLIALQSGEIDIMDGLNPDDAETVEAEEGVELYTRSENNVGYVGFNTQKEPLNQVEVRRAINHAIDRQAIAEAMYAGYAQPAKNPLPPSYMGYNDDVEGYEYDVEKAKSLLAEAGYEDGMEIELWTMPVARPYMPDPETVAEIVQNNLSEVGIEVSIVREEWAPYLEKTLQGEQEMFMLGWSGTNGDPDYFMSSLLHGDNVGSSNRTFYENDEVDELLNQAKTSIDQDERAELYKEAQTLISEDAPMVPLVHSEPVLAAASYVENYVPHPSTSESLAEVELAN; encoded by the coding sequence ATGAAGCCAAGATTTTGGCTATTAATGGTTTTCGTTGCGTTGGCATTAGTAGTAGTAGCATGCAGCGGTGATGATGACTCAGATGCCGCGGGTGACAGTGATGGAAGCACTGGAGAGGACACCGAAGCGAACAGCGGCAGTGATGGTGAAGATGTACTGGTGTTTGCACGTGGCGGCGATTCGGAGAGTCTTGACCCCGGGAGTACAACAGATGGGGAATCGTCAAGGGTGACCAGACAGGTACTGGAAAGTCTGCTTGATTTTGATAAGGAATCATTTGAAGTTGTACCCGGCCTTGCGGAAGATTGGGAGGTCTCTGATGATGGTTTAAATTATACATTTTATTTGGAAGAAGGGGTCACCTTCCATGATGGCACAGATTTTAATGCGGAAGCTGTTAAGACGAACTTTGAACGCTGGGCCGATCCTGAACATGAATATGCTTTTGAGGAAGAAGGATATGTCTATTCCATGTATGGAACGATGTTCGGCGGTTATCAGGGCGATGACAGTCATGTGATTGAAAAAATCAATGTTGTGAACGATCATGAAATTGAGTTTGTCCTGAAACAGCCTTTAGGCTATTTTCTGCAAAATATGGCTATGAGTTACTTTGCCATTACTTCTCCTGCCGCACTTGAAGAATATGGACCTCAGATTAATGAAAATCCGGTTGGTACCGGACCGTTTAAATTTGAAAGCTGGACTAAAGATGATTCAATCGAATTAAGTAAATTCGAGGATTATCGTAAAGACGGTCTACCAAAAGTTGACAGTGTCGTATTCGAAGTCATTCCGGATAACGCCGCACGTCTGATTGCCCTGCAATCCGGTGAAATTGATATTATGGATGGGCTGAATCCGGATGATGCTGAAACCGTAGAAGCCGAGGAAGGTGTGGAGCTGTATACACGCTCTGAAAATAACGTTGGCTATGTAGGCTTTAATACTCAGAAGGAGCCGCTTAATCAGGTGGAGGTCCGCCGGGCAATTAACCATGCGATTGATCGTCAGGCAATTGCAGAAGCCATGTATGCAGGGTACGCACAGCCTGCCAAAAACCCATTACCGCCGAGCTATATGGGTTACAATGATGATGTTGAAGGCTATGAATATGACGTGGAAAAAGCTAAAAGTTTATTAGCAGAAGCGGGCTATGAAGATGGTATGGAAATAGAGTTATGGACAATGCCTGTTGCCAGACCTTATATGCCTGATCCGGAAACAGTTGCTGAAATTGTTCAGAACAATCTGTCGGAAGTGGGAATCGAGGTTTCAATTGTACGCGAAGAATGGGCACCATATCTGGAAAAAACACTGCAAGGTGAACAGGAAATGTTCATGCTTGGCTGGTCCGGCACGAATGGTGACCCGGATTACTTCATGAGCAGTCTCCTTCATGGTGACAATGTTGGAAGCAGCAACCGAACATTTTATGAAAATGATGAAGTCGATGAATTGCTGAATCAGGCAAAAACCTCTATTGACCAGGATGAACGTGCCGAATTGTATAAAGAGGCTCAAACGCTTATAAGTGAAGACGCACCGATGGTTCCGCTCGTGCACTCTGAACCTGTTCTGGCTGCCGCTAGTTATGTGGAAAATTATGTGCCGCATCCGTCAACAAGCGAATCACTTGCTGAAGTTGAATTGGCGAATTAA
- a CDS encoding ABC transporter ATP-binding protein, with protein MPKETILELDNLHTHFFTDEGEIPAVNGVSFSLHKGEIVGIVGESGCGKSVTSLSIMQLVPSPPGKITGGEINFKHENIVHASQKRMKQIRGNEIGMIFQEPMTSLNPLFTIGNQLIEAIRFHRKITKKEAKQESIELLNLVGIPRAEDVVDEYPHQLSGGMRQRVMIAMAMSCNPDMLLADEPTTALDVTIQAQILDIMRNLNKERDTAILLITHDLGVVAELCERVIVMYAGQVVEEGSVREILKDPQHPYTRGLIRSLPKLHGDEQSLYSIPGTVPKPGMAQSGCQFAPRCEFAFDRCFKEPPELYDLGDGRSSRCFLYDKKEGDAAKDGESALGS; from the coding sequence GTGCCAAAGGAAACAATCCTGGAATTGGACAACTTACATACACATTTTTTCACGGATGAAGGTGAAATTCCAGCGGTCAATGGCGTCAGCTTCTCATTACATAAAGGGGAAATTGTTGGGATAGTGGGGGAGTCCGGCTGTGGCAAGAGCGTAACATCGTTATCGATTATGCAGCTGGTGCCAAGCCCTCCAGGGAAAATTACCGGTGGTGAAATAAATTTTAAGCATGAAAACATCGTTCATGCTTCCCAAAAACGGATGAAACAAATTCGCGGCAATGAAATCGGTATGATTTTCCAGGAACCAATGACATCGCTTAATCCGCTTTTTACGATAGGAAATCAATTAATTGAAGCCATCCGGTTCCATCGAAAAATAACGAAAAAAGAAGCCAAACAGGAATCGATTGAACTGTTAAATTTGGTAGGAATACCCAGGGCTGAGGATGTGGTTGATGAATACCCTCACCAATTATCCGGCGGGATGCGGCAGCGTGTCATGATTGCCATGGCAATGTCATGTAATCCGGATATGTTGCTTGCGGACGAGCCCACGACGGCTTTGGATGTAACTATTCAGGCGCAAATCCTGGATATCATGAGGAATTTAAATAAAGAAAGAGACACTGCGATATTATTAATTACGCATGACTTGGGGGTGGTAGCTGAACTGTGTGAACGTGTTATTGTCATGTACGCCGGACAGGTCGTTGAGGAAGGAAGTGTACGGGAGATTCTGAAAGATCCGCAGCATCCATATACAAGGGGACTTATACGTTCGTTGCCCAAGCTTCATGGTGATGAACAATCGCTTTACTCCATTCCTGGAACCGTTCCTAAACCGGGAATGGCGCAGTCCGGGTGTCAATTTGCTCCACGCTGTGAATTTGCGTTTGACCGATGCTTTAAGGAGCCTCCGGAGCTATACGATCTGGGAGATGGGCGCAGCAGCCGCTGTTTCTTATATGACAAAAAGGAAGGGGATGCAGCAAAAGATGGCGAATCTGCTCTTGGAAGTTAA